Proteins encoded by one window of Cylindrospermum stagnale PCC 7417:
- a CDS encoding FAD-dependent oxidoreductase, giving the protein MLNFNQGIYTEKKALVIGGSIAGLLAAQVLTKHFDHVTIVERDRLFQEPEQRQGLPQAHHLHVLLLRGKQILEQLFPGIEAELAESGAPAMDWTADGAWLGLSGWAPRFRSDLITHTCSRNLLERTIRRRLAANKRVAFVEGGQVTSLLSNEDKTKMTGVCVRVDKEVVTEIFADLVVDASGRNSRSPQWLQAMGYEPPQETIINSFLGYASRCYELAAEKQVDWNSVYVTVQAPGTRGSAMSKIEGNRWMVILMGVARDYPPTNEAEFLNFARSLRSPIIYETIKDAKPLSPVYAYKRTENCLRHYEKLSRLPEGLAVLGDAVCAFNPVYGQGMTTAALGALTLDECLSKQRFQHPDGNLIGLSRHFQKQLHKVITVPWLITTCEDFRWSTTEGGKPSLMTKIMQRYLKQVLVLQATSPQIHQVFLEVMHMIKPPSALFHPSILMQVVKQVFKFQRPERDFSNRQGFPNPLSVAE; this is encoded by the coding sequence ATGTTAAATTTCAATCAGGGAATATATACAGAGAAAAAGGCTCTTGTGATTGGGGGAAGTATTGCTGGACTGCTAGCGGCTCAGGTACTGACCAAGCACTTTGACCATGTAACAATTGTAGAACGCGATCGCCTTTTTCAAGAACCAGAACAGCGCCAGGGTTTACCCCAAGCACATCATTTGCACGTGCTACTTCTGCGGGGTAAGCAAATTCTGGAGCAGCTATTTCCTGGGATAGAGGCTGAATTAGCAGAGTCAGGTGCACCAGCTATGGATTGGACAGCAGACGGTGCCTGGTTGGGTCTTAGCGGTTGGGCACCCCGTTTTCGTTCTGATTTGATTACCCACACCTGTAGCCGAAATCTGTTGGAGAGGACAATCCGCCGTCGCTTGGCTGCTAATAAGCGTGTTGCATTTGTCGAAGGAGGACAGGTTACTAGCTTACTGTCTAACGAAGATAAAACTAAGATGACGGGTGTGTGCGTGCGTGTGGACAAAGAAGTAGTAACAGAAATTTTTGCTGATTTAGTCGTAGATGCTAGTGGGCGAAATTCGCGATCGCCTCAATGGTTGCAAGCAATGGGCTATGAGCCGCCCCAGGAGACAATTATCAACTCTTTTTTGGGCTACGCTAGCCGCTGCTATGAACTGGCTGCTGAGAAGCAAGTTGACTGGAATAGTGTCTATGTAACAGTACAAGCACCAGGCACTCGTGGCAGTGCCATGTCTAAAATTGAAGGTAATCGCTGGATGGTGATCTTAATGGGTGTAGCTCGTGATTATCCACCAACTAACGAGGCTGAATTTCTCAACTTTGCCCGGAGTTTGCGATCGCCTATTATCTACGAAACCATCAAAGACGCCAAACCCCTTTCCCCTGTCTACGCCTATAAGCGCACAGAAAATTGTCTCCGTCATTATGAAAAGCTTTCTCGATTACCAGAAGGCTTGGCGGTATTAGGTGATGCCGTCTGTGCCTTTAATCCTGTCTATGGTCAAGGCATGACTACTGCTGCTTTAGGTGCTTTGACTCTGGATGAGTGTTTAAGCAAGCAACGATTTCAGCACCCAGACGGTAATTTAATTGGTCTATCCCGACACTTTCAAAAACAACTCCACAAGGTAATTACTGTACCTTGGTTGATCACAACATGTGAAGATTTCCGTTGGTCTACTACCGAAGGCGGAAAACCCAGTTTGATGACCAAAATTATGCAGCGATATCTGAAGCAAGTGCTGGTTCTGCAAGCCACGAGTCCTCAAATCCATCAGGTTTTCTTAGAAGTAATGCACATGATTAAGCCACCCAGCGCCTTATTCCACCCTAGTATTCTGATGCAGGTAGTCAAGCAGGTATTCAAATTCCAGCGCCCAGAGCGAGATTTTAGCAATAGACAAGGTTTTCCAAATCCGCTGTCTGTTGCTGAGTAA
- a CDS encoding DEAD/DEAH box helicase: protein MSNSTFSRLAPFIQEYIYHHEWTELRPVQIAACEVIFDTNAHLLVTAATAAGKTEAAFLPVLTLLHKKPATTIGVLYISPIKALINDQFERLNNLLKAADIPVYHWHGDVAQNRKNKLLKNPQGILQITPESLESLLINKNNDLIRLFGDLQFIIIDEIHAFMGSERGCQIICQLQRLANLTQKQPRRIGLSATLGDYSMAEDWLRSGTVEPVITPKIDGIKRQIKLAVEHFYNEVDESEITVYEQYIFNLTKSRKCLIFANNRTQTESIIASLRQIADKQALPDIYHVHHGSISASLRQAAEDAMREPNNLAVTAATLTLELGIDIGHLERVIQLESPLSVASFLQRLGRSGRRGEAADMRFVCAEDKPLSEASLPEQIPWQLLQCIAIIQLYLEERWLEPIRPIKYPLSLLYHQTMSILAATGELSPTALAKQVLNLPPFAAISQADFLLLLRYLIDINHIEKTEEGKLIIGLSGEKVVSKFQFYAVFADSQEYVVKQGTVEIGSIITPPVVGNQFALAGRSWEVLEVDFKKKSVSVKQVEGKASIYWRGGSGTIHTRILQRMRQVLLEDTEYSYLQKNALQRLQTVRQLVRKAGLDKQNILLLSKGKCCIFPWMGTVAYRTLERLLNCCCRESLEIISIGGANPYYLTIKLGKDKFQYLYPEIIALCEQRITPEDLVSDAEAPEMQKYDKFIPHALLRKAYASDYLDLAEMKQQVAFW, encoded by the coding sequence ATGAGCAATAGTACTTTTTCAAGACTCGCACCTTTCATTCAAGAATATATTTATCATCATGAGTGGACTGAATTACGACCTGTACAAATCGCCGCTTGTGAAGTTATATTTGACACTAATGCTCATTTATTAGTTACCGCTGCCACCGCTGCGGGGAAAACGGAAGCGGCGTTTTTGCCAGTTTTAACTTTATTACACAAAAAACCTGCCACCACCATAGGCGTATTATATATTAGTCCAATTAAAGCTTTAATTAATGACCAATTTGAGCGCCTGAATAACTTGTTAAAAGCAGCAGATATCCCCGTTTATCACTGGCACGGCGATGTGGCTCAAAATCGAAAAAACAAGCTTTTGAAAAATCCCCAGGGTATTCTACAAATTACGCCAGAATCTCTGGAAAGTTTGTTAATTAACAAAAATAATGACCTAATTCGCTTATTTGGTGATTTACAGTTTATCATCATTGATGAAATTCATGCCTTTATGGGTTCGGAACGCGGATGCCAAATAATTTGCCAATTACAGCGGTTAGCAAATTTGACGCAAAAACAACCTCGTCGTATTGGTTTATCTGCGACTCTCGGTGATTACTCAATGGCTGAAGATTGGTTGCGTTCTGGAACAGTTGAGCCAGTGATTACTCCAAAAATTGATGGGATAAAACGTCAAATTAAACTGGCTGTAGAACATTTTTATAATGAAGTTGATGAATCAGAGATAACAGTTTACGAACAATATATTTTTAATCTCACTAAATCTCGTAAATGCCTCATTTTTGCAAATAATCGCACGCAAACTGAGTCTATAATTGCTTCTTTGCGCCAAATCGCGGACAAACAAGCACTCCCAGATATATATCACGTGCATCATGGCAGTATATCTGCTAGTTTGCGGCAAGCTGCGGAAGATGCGATGCGTGAACCTAACAATCTGGCTGTTACTGCTGCTACTCTGACTCTAGAATTAGGTATAGATATCGGTCATTTAGAGCGAGTTATTCAGTTAGAATCACCTCTGTCTGTAGCCAGTTTTCTACAACGTTTGGGACGTAGTGGGAGAAGAGGTGAAGCTGCGGATATGCGCTTTGTATGTGCTGAAGATAAACCATTATCAGAAGCGTCTTTACCGGAACAAATTCCCTGGCAACTTTTGCAGTGTATTGCTATTATCCAACTTTATTTAGAGGAGCGTTGGCTGGAACCGATAAGGCCGATCAAATATCCTTTGAGTTTGCTTTATCACCAAACAATGAGCATTTTAGCTGCAACGGGGGAACTTTCGCCGACTGCTCTCGCTAAACAAGTTCTAAATCTACCACCATTTGCTGCTATTTCTCAAGCAGATTTCCTGCTATTGCTACGCTATTTAATTGATATTAATCATATTGAAAAAACTGAAGAAGGTAAATTGATTATCGGGTTGTCAGGGGAAAAGGTGGTGAGCAAGTTTCAGTTTTATGCTGTGTTTGCTGATAGCCAGGAATATGTTGTGAAGCAAGGTACAGTGGAAATTGGTAGTATTATTACGCCGCCTGTTGTTGGTAACCAATTTGCTTTGGCTGGCAGAAGTTGGGAAGTTTTAGAAGTTGACTTCAAAAAAAAGTCTGTTTCTGTGAAGCAAGTTGAGGGGAAGGCTAGTATTTATTGGCGTGGTGGTAGCGGCACTATCCACACAAGGATTTTGCAACGGATGCGGCAGGTTTTACTTGAAGATACAGAGTATAGCTATTTGCAAAAAAATGCTCTACAACGTTTGCAGACGGTTCGTCAACTGGTGCGAAAGGCTGGATTAGATAAACAAAATATCCTGCTATTATCTAAGGGTAAATGTTGCATCTTTCCCTGGATGGGTACTGTTGCTTACCGCACTTTAGAAAGATTGCTCAATTGCTGCTGTCGGGAATCTTTAGAAATCATCAGCATTGGTGGTGCAAATCCATATTATTTGACCATAAAATTAGGTAAAGATAAGTTTCAATATCTTTACCCAGAAATTATTGCTTTATGTGAGCAAAGAATTACTCCTGAAGATTTAGTTAGTGATGCAGAAGCTCCAGAAATGCAAAAATATGATAAATTTATTCCCCACGCACTTTTACGGAAAGCCTATGCTAGCGATTATTTAGATTTGGCAGAAATGAAACAACAAGTTGCTTTTTGGTAG
- a CDS encoding ATP-binding protein, producing the protein MAKLKISKKVSTALINSLGAGVVPRVGVEHIAVGREKELQSLLQNLNDIAEGVAAFRFIIGNYGSGKSFMLQMIRNRAIEQGFVVTDTDLSSERRLAGTNNEGLATYRELMSRLATKTRPDGGALVSILEGWINKIQQEVAKDSGMRPNDEGFDNQVETKIREVVQYIEDLVHGFDFGSIVIAYWRGYRLDDDELKNAALRWLRGEFNTKTEAKSALGVRVIIDDDSWYDYIKLWAKFVAEIGYKGLLVLVDEAVNLYQISTTVTREKNYNRLLTMFNDTMQCKAENLGILIGGTTKFLEDPNRGLFADQAWRRRTKESRFVAQAGVQEYLGPVIRLNPLTETEILTLLQRLTEIHALNFGYEKTLTNRELKEFVQEIINRLGAEALLTPGEIIRDFISVLNVLYQNPEVKFTELIHGSNFKATAAGQDANSGEDDTADFCL; encoded by the coding sequence ATGGCAAAACTTAAAATCTCGAAAAAAGTCTCTACTGCTTTAATTAATTCCCTTGGTGCGGGAGTAGTCCCCAGAGTCGGAGTTGAACATATAGCCGTAGGTCGTGAAAAAGAACTCCAAAGCTTATTACAAAATCTCAACGATATCGCCGAAGGTGTTGCGGCATTTCGTTTTATAATTGGCAACTACGGTTCCGGCAAAAGCTTCATGCTGCAAATGATTCGTAACCGTGCTATAGAGCAAGGTTTTGTAGTCACCGATACTGATTTATCCTCTGAGCGCCGTTTAGCAGGAACCAACAATGAAGGTTTAGCGACCTATAGAGAATTGATGAGTCGCCTCGCCACAAAAACTCGTCCTGATGGCGGTGCTTTAGTTTCAATTTTGGAAGGATGGATTAATAAAATCCAGCAAGAAGTGGCTAAAGATAGTGGAATGCGCCCCAATGATGAAGGTTTTGATAACCAAGTGGAAACAAAAATTAGGGAAGTAGTTCAGTATATTGAAGACTTAGTTCATGGATTTGATTTTGGCAGCATTGTTATCGCTTATTGGCGTGGCTACCGCTTGGATGATGATGAATTAAAAAATGCGGCTCTGCGTTGGTTACGGGGAGAATTTAATACTAAAACTGAAGCAAAATCAGCTTTGGGTGTACGTGTGATTATTGATGATGATAGTTGGTATGATTACATCAAATTATGGGCTAAGTTTGTGGCGGAAATTGGCTATAAAGGACTTTTAGTTTTAGTTGATGAAGCAGTAAATTTATATCAAATATCCACTACAGTAACTCGTGAGAAAAACTATAACAGACTTCTAACAATGTTCAACGACACCATGCAATGTAAAGCAGAAAATCTTGGCATTTTAATTGGTGGCACAACCAAGTTTTTAGAAGACCCAAATCGGGGACTTTTTGCCGACCAAGCTTGGCGCAGACGGACAAAAGAAAGCCGTTTTGTTGCCCAGGCTGGTGTCCAAGAATATTTAGGGCCAGTAATTCGTCTCAACCCATTAACCGAAACGGAAATCCTCACACTTTTGCAGCGCTTAACAGAAATTCATGCGCTCAATTTTGGGTATGAAAAGACTTTAACAAATCGTGAGTTAAAAGAATTTGTGCAAGAAATTATTAATCGCTTAGGTGCAGAAGCTTTACTGACGCCAGGAGAAATTATCCGAGATTTTATTAGTGTGTTAAATGTTCTCTATCAAAACCCAGAAGTTAAGTTTACAGAATTAATTCACGGGTCTAATTTTAAAGCTACTGCTGCGGGTCAAGATGCTAATTCAGGTGAAGATGACACAGCAGATTTTTGTCTGTGA
- a CDS encoding restriction endonuclease has translation MDFREFEQHVARIFHRGGWGVETPKQNQVGYDLVVKKGEILGVVQVKWLKANVQKPQISKFVDFLETNEGRQFNCGFFVTTQGYGGPARALIKSWGQDAQIHCGVASENKIIWLGKNEDLPPPKPPKKGKIYFGVFTCKGGVGKTTVSAHLAGAFALQGFNVALVDLDPEQNLQKLVGDGVFVPNPKGVGTTIQVFDGSDWHEDAARDCKIVICDCSPALERNPKELIKQFDYCIIPTTLNPLGINKHGKVIQDTVEKIRRINNSAHLFVLVNNFKDPKATKRMELLKKTFFDAYKQISKTDNKFHCIDPQKVCIRSSDQLYYWGMHILESPDNPRSELAFNLIGGRCHPREDFINLADYIETEAGIGILREKEDAEVN, from the coding sequence ATGGATTTTAGGGAATTCGAGCAGCACGTAGCCAGAATTTTTCATAGGGGTGGTTGGGGCGTTGAAACTCCTAAACAAAACCAAGTTGGTTATGATTTAGTTGTTAAAAAAGGCGAGATACTTGGAGTAGTCCAGGTGAAATGGCTAAAAGCTAATGTTCAGAAACCCCAAATTTCAAAATTTGTTGATTTTTTAGAAACGAATGAAGGTAGACAATTTAATTGTGGTTTTTTTGTAACAACACAAGGTTATGGTGGACCAGCACGCGCCCTAATAAAATCCTGGGGACAAGATGCTCAAATACATTGTGGAGTTGCATCTGAAAATAAGATTATTTGGTTAGGTAAGAATGAAGATTTACCCCCGCCTAAACCACCAAAGAAAGGAAAGATTTATTTTGGAGTTTTTACTTGTAAAGGTGGAGTTGGGAAAACAACTGTTTCTGCCCATCTGGCGGGAGCATTTGCCCTCCAAGGGTTTAATGTAGCGCTTGTGGATCTAGATCCGGAACAAAATCTGCAAAAGCTAGTAGGCGATGGTGTTTTTGTTCCCAATCCTAAAGGAGTTGGCACAACTATCCAAGTATTTGATGGTAGTGACTGGCATGAGGATGCTGCCCGTGATTGTAAGATAGTAATTTGTGATTGCTCACCTGCACTAGAAAGAAATCCCAAAGAGCTAATTAAGCAATTCGACTACTGCATTATACCAACTACTTTAAATCCACTCGGTATTAATAAGCATGGAAAAGTAATCCAAGATACTGTTGAAAAGATACGTCGGATCAATAACAGTGCACATCTGTTTGTCTTAGTCAACAACTTTAAAGATCCTAAAGCTACCAAACGCATGGAGCTTCTTAAAAAGACTTTTTTTGATGCTTATAAGCAAATTAGCAAAACAGATAATAAATTTCATTGTATAGATCCACAGAAAGTATGTATTCGTAGCAGTGATCAACTTTATTATTGGGGTATGCATATCCTCGAAAGCCCTGACAATCCGCGCAGTGAATTAGCATTTAATCTCATAGGTGGAAGATGCCATCCGCGAGAGGACTTTATTAACTTAGCTGATTACATTGAAACAGAAGCTGGTATAGGAATTCTCAGGGAAAAAGAAGATGCTGAAGTCAATTAG
- a CDS encoding TMEM14 family protein, with protein sequence MSADTGSKNKIYIGFNNEFRYNCHPWLRHIVLISGIIGYIKATSKVSLLSGSISGLLLIFAAYLQFQGQTWALILAGFVTAVLVVFFTLRLAKTRKFMPGGLMIVLVMLALAAMVNQIVVSR encoded by the coding sequence TTGTCTGCCGACACTGGCAGTAAAAACAAAATCTACATAGGTTTTAACAATGAATTTAGGTATAATTGCCACCCTTGGCTACGGCATATTGTTCTGATTAGCGGCATCATTGGCTACATAAAGGCTACTAGCAAAGTTTCGTTACTGAGTGGTAGTATTAGCGGTTTATTACTAATTTTTGCTGCTTACTTGCAATTCCAAGGACAAACCTGGGCTTTGATCTTAGCAGGTTTTGTTACTGCTGTTTTAGTAGTTTTCTTTACGCTTAGGCTGGCTAAAACACGCAAATTTATGCCTGGGGGATTGATGATTGTTTTGGTTATGCTGGCACTGGCAGCGATGGTAAATCAAATTGTAGTCTCAAGGTAG
- a CDS encoding phosphotransferase family protein encodes MLLSLSSHNVIQYLQDVGLCSSEDGASYESELPESGNKNINLLVTLAGNRKLLVKQERNVNNDGTPHEFLNEWLFHQLLQQFPVLGNISAIASLVLHFDEENSILVSSYLTEYLELGRFHQNNDTFPDSIAAAIGTTLAGLHRATFQVREYRDFMATAPQGQFRYSFYNPAQGIGSISPEIYGMVPTDALEFYAFYQRCEDLESAIADLSYEWKPCCLTHNDLKLNNILVHSRWEQLDNCLVRLINWEACGWGDPAFDLGTLLASYLRIWLSSLIVDPTIELEESLCLAVTPLEVIQPSIVALIQAYLDAFPMILEYRQDFILRVVQFAGLALIHQIQDRIKSRKYFDNCEICMLKVAKSLLTMPEQALLTIFGISESEIIQTVVKLHQLSQPEKEQKLLRIYYDKTRLRGC; translated from the coding sequence ATGTTATTATCACTGTCTTCTCACAATGTTATCCAGTATCTGCAAGATGTGGGTCTGTGTAGCTCAGAAGATGGCGCATCATACGAATCTGAGTTGCCAGAAAGCGGTAATAAAAATATCAATTTACTGGTGACTTTGGCAGGCAATCGTAAACTGCTGGTTAAACAAGAACGTAATGTTAACAATGATGGAACTCCTCATGAGTTTTTGAATGAGTGGCTGTTTCACCAATTGTTGCAGCAGTTTCCAGTTCTCGGCAATATTTCTGCGATCGCATCATTAGTGCTACATTTTGATGAGGAAAATTCCATCCTTGTCAGCAGTTACCTGACTGAATATCTAGAACTGGGGCGGTTTCATCAAAACAACGATACTTTCCCAGATTCGATTGCTGCTGCCATTGGCACTACATTGGCGGGATTGCATCGTGCCACTTTCCAAGTCCGAGAGTATCGTGATTTCATGGCAACTGCTCCCCAAGGACAGTTTCGCTATAGCTTTTACAACCCGGCCCAGGGGATAGGCTCAATTAGTCCAGAAATTTATGGCATGGTTCCCACCGATGCACTGGAATTCTATGCTTTCTATCAACGCTGTGAGGATTTGGAATCAGCAATTGCAGACTTGTCCTATGAATGGAAACCTTGCTGCTTAACTCACAACGACTTGAAGTTGAATAATATTTTGGTTCATTCCCGGTGGGAGCAGCTAGATAATTGCTTGGTGCGACTGATTAATTGGGAAGCTTGTGGTTGGGGAGATCCAGCTTTTGATTTGGGAACTCTACTGGCAAGCTATTTAAGAATTTGGCTTTCGAGTTTGATTGTAGACCCCACCATCGAGTTAGAAGAATCTCTGTGTCTGGCGGTGACTCCGCTAGAGGTTATTCAACCTTCAATAGTGGCTTTGATTCAGGCTTATCTTGATGCTTTCCCCATGATTTTAGAGTATCGCCAAGATTTTATTTTGCGCGTTGTCCAGTTTGCAGGGTTGGCACTAATTCATCAAATTCAAGACAGAATTAAGAGCCGTAAATATTTTGATAATTGCGAGATTTGTATGCTCAAAGTTGCCAAAAGTCTACTGACTATGCCTGAGCAAGCCTTATTGACTATTTTTGGAATATCCGAGTCAGAAATTATCCAAACTGTAGTCAAATTGCACCAACTGTCTCAGCCTGAAAAAGAGCAAAAATTGCTTCGCATTTATTACGATAAAACTCGCCTGCGCGGTTGTTAA
- a CDS encoding ATP-binding protein, whose translation MDNQAMHTGSTSSYTKVQFLQRQAASLLLYQSVLESEVGSTFLDLLQAIRYTNADARGCLQAYGSYFQALAARNQNWEEYLITQILISDNPFSRLAQQREFTNLPPALVAAAQHDLQVLQSLYECSSASLSEWVQDVAYLPISPVVWYQEPEAVGVEKGLVASLQQLENWADAVEDLAAYYRQFGTGIFAEYCALRWQSGHFIGIKYPDPVKLNVLVGYESQQDALLKNTAFLLSGEAALHVLLYGSRGSGKSSLVKALLNEYSDQNLRLIEVAKSELQDLPKIVEQLRGVPQKFIIFVDDLSFEADDDAFKSLKVVLEGNLTARPQNVVIYATSNRRHLIREFFADRPAPQNNDEIHAWDTMQQKLSFSDRFGLTLTFEPADQKTYLKIVQHLAAQADINLTQEDLEYQALQWATRHNGRSGRTARQFIDYLKADLVLFGANNNISETSS comes from the coding sequence ATGGATAATCAAGCGATGCATACAGGAAGTACTTCGTCTTACACAAAGGTTCAATTCCTCCAGCGCCAAGCAGCGTCACTCTTACTGTACCAATCTGTCCTCGAAAGCGAAGTAGGAAGTACATTCCTTGACCTATTACAAGCTATACGTTACACTAACGCCGATGCAAGGGGTTGCCTCCAAGCCTACGGCAGTTATTTTCAAGCTTTGGCTGCGAGAAATCAAAACTGGGAGGAATATTTAATTACTCAAATACTGATTTCTGACAATCCCTTTAGCCGGCTTGCTCAACAGCGAGAATTTACCAATTTGCCCCCAGCTTTAGTAGCAGCAGCACAGCATGATTTACAAGTATTGCAGAGTCTCTATGAATGTAGCAGTGCTTCTTTGAGCGAGTGGGTACAAGACGTAGCCTATCTACCCATTTCACCCGTAGTCTGGTATCAGGAACCAGAAGCGGTAGGAGTAGAGAAGGGATTAGTTGCATCTCTACAACAGTTGGAAAACTGGGCTGATGCTGTAGAAGATTTAGCAGCTTATTACCGCCAGTTTGGCACAGGTATATTTGCAGAATATTGCGCTTTACGCTGGCAATCTGGACATTTTATTGGTATTAAGTATCCCGATCCAGTCAAGCTAAATGTACTCGTAGGTTATGAATCTCAACAAGATGCTTTGTTAAAGAATACAGCATTTTTATTATCAGGGGAAGCAGCACTACATGTATTACTTTACGGTAGTCGCGGTTCTGGTAAGTCTTCTTTAGTCAAAGCTTTGTTAAATGAGTATAGCGATCAAAACCTACGCTTGATAGAAGTGGCAAAATCAGAATTGCAAGACTTACCAAAAATTGTCGAGCAGTTGCGGGGAGTACCCCAGAAATTTATCATTTTTGTCGATGACCTTTCCTTTGAAGCAGATGATGATGCTTTTAAATCACTCAAAGTAGTTTTAGAAGGTAATTTAACCGCACGACCGCAAAATGTAGTCATCTATGCCACTTCTAATCGCCGACATTTGATTCGGGAGTTTTTTGCCGATCGCCCTGCTCCCCAGAATAACGATGAAATCCATGCTTGGGATACAATGCAACAAAAGCTTTCTTTTAGCGATCGATTTGGTCTGACCTTAACATTTGAACCAGCAGATCAGAAAACTTATTTAAAAATTGTCCAGCATCTAGCAGCACAAGCAGACATTAATCTTACCCAAGAAGATTTAGAATATCAAGCTTTACAGTGGGCAACTCGCCATAATGGTCGTTCTGGTAGAACAGCACGGCAGTTTATTGATTACTTGAAAGCCGACTTAGTCCTGTTTGGTGCCAATAACAATATATCTGAAACCTCATCATGA
- a CDS encoding tellurite resistance TerB C-terminal domain-containing protein gives MQSAIVSNRLILGIAAFSVSFGLSLVPNWDFTKAFLTGIITVLATYAAALFVDKRRRNYEMLVLGSLSKRIKELEGLKSRIFREINQIEQHNNLLYAESKQLQNQIAECRNQRDSLHRELSNFSGQKKQFDSEINSLKTEVNSLGKNKAELSNSVSILTSEKRRLELNCHTSRSEITQLQMQIDELQQEKQEVESNLTLLGRLKPQLEEKLYELRIEIQDLETETIKQNQLLTATKAEKESIETTLNLIHTQIAGQQAELKQIQGQVGLLQDERDLLQSQVWELLQQMETLNPEELLDAAQEDNIELFPFAELLETLEPINTQVDTSKNLPEEWTNFLENLPGYELQILKAIVEQENPKATIKQIAEANITMPNLLIDGINERANNTIGELIIETGAEIPEVYQEHINNVKKMIAMYDDLMDRYATPN, from the coding sequence ATGCAATCAGCAATAGTAAGTAATCGATTGATTCTCGGCATAGCTGCCTTTAGTGTGAGTTTTGGTTTGAGTCTCGTCCCCAACTGGGATTTTACTAAAGCCTTTCTCACAGGTATAATTACCGTATTAGCTACCTACGCAGCTGCATTATTTGTTGATAAGCGACGCAGAAATTATGAAATGCTAGTTTTAGGCTCACTCAGCAAGCGAATTAAAGAGCTTGAGGGATTGAAATCTCGGATTTTTAGAGAAATTAACCAAATAGAACAGCATAATAATTTATTATATGCTGAGTCAAAGCAACTGCAAAATCAAATAGCAGAATGTCGTAACCAAAGAGATAGCCTCCATCGCGAGTTAAGCAATTTTTCTGGACAAAAAAAGCAGTTTGACTCAGAAATTAACAGCCTAAAAACTGAAGTCAATAGCCTGGGAAAAAATAAAGCAGAACTGAGTAATTCTGTTTCTATCCTCACATCTGAAAAACGCCGATTAGAATTAAATTGTCATACATCTCGCTCGGAAATTACTCAGTTGCAAATGCAAATTGATGAACTCCAGCAGGAGAAACAAGAAGTCGAAAGCAATTTAACTCTGCTAGGCAGACTCAAACCCCAACTAGAGGAAAAACTTTATGAACTGCGAATTGAAATTCAAGATCTAGAAACCGAGACAATTAAGCAAAACCAATTACTCACAGCTACAAAAGCTGAAAAAGAAAGTATAGAAACCACCCTAAATTTAATACATACTCAAATAGCGGGACAACAAGCTGAACTCAAGCAAATACAAGGGCAAGTTGGATTATTACAAGATGAACGCGACCTCTTACAAAGCCAGGTTTGGGAGTTACTCCAACAAATGGAAACACTCAATCCAGAAGAGTTACTTGACGCTGCACAGGAAGATAATATTGAGTTGTTTCCTTTCGCTGAATTACTTGAAACCTTAGAACCAATAAATACTCAAGTCGATACATCTAAAAATTTACCTGAAGAATGGACTAATTTTTTAGAAAACCTACCAGGCTATGAATTACAGATATTAAAAGCTATAGTCGAGCAAGAAAATCCTAAAGCTACCATTAAACAGATTGCCGAAGCAAATATCACAATGCCGAATCTATTAATTGATGGTATTAATGAACGAGCAAATAATACTATTGGCGAATTAATAATTGAGACAGGGGCGGAAATTCCAGAAGTTTATCAAGAGCATATAAACAACGTCAAAAAAATGATTGCAATGTATGATGACCTGATGGATAGATATGCCACACCAAATTAA